In Microbispora sp. ZYX-F-249, a single genomic region encodes these proteins:
- a CDS encoding NmrA family NAD(P)-binding protein has protein sequence MIIITGATGQLGRGVVERLLARVPADRIGVSVRDVSRAEDLARRGVRVRQGDFDDPASLAYAFEGASRVLVVSGPADARPHRTAIEAARAAGAGRIVYTSHMGANPASPFRPMPSHAETEQDLRACGVAFTALRNGFYATTALHFVRQAVETGTLVAPEDGPVSWTAHADLADAAAVALTEEGRLDGVTPPLTGPESLDLTDVAAIASELTGRRITRVTVPDDEWVAGMVTRGVPEQQARFLLGMFEASRRGEFAEAGPALGDLLGRKPTPLRDLLANR, from the coding sequence ATGATCATCATCACCGGAGCGACCGGTCAGCTCGGCCGCGGCGTCGTCGAGCGGTTGCTCGCACGCGTTCCCGCCGACCGGATCGGCGTCAGCGTCCGCGACGTCTCGCGGGCCGAGGACCTCGCCCGGCGCGGCGTCCGCGTCCGGCAGGGCGACTTCGACGACCCCGCGAGCCTGGCGTACGCCTTCGAGGGCGCCTCACGGGTGCTCGTCGTCTCCGGCCCGGCCGACGCCCGCCCGCACCGTACGGCGATCGAGGCGGCCCGGGCGGCGGGAGCCGGGCGAATCGTCTACACCAGCCACATGGGCGCGAACCCGGCCTCCCCCTTCCGCCCGATGCCGTCCCACGCCGAGACCGAGCAGGACCTGCGCGCATGCGGGGTGGCGTTCACCGCGCTGCGCAACGGCTTCTACGCGACCACCGCGCTCCACTTCGTGCGGCAAGCGGTGGAGACCGGCACGCTCGTCGCGCCCGAGGACGGCCCGGTCTCCTGGACCGCCCACGCCGACCTCGCCGATGCGGCCGCCGTCGCGCTGACCGAGGAGGGCCGGCTCGACGGGGTCACGCCCCCGCTGACCGGCCCGGAGTCGCTCGACCTCACGGACGTCGCCGCGATCGCCTCCGAGCTGACGGGTCGCAGGATCACCCGCGTCACCGTCCCGGACGACGAGTGGGTCGCGGGCATGGTGACACGCGGCGTGCCCGAGCAGCAGGCCCGGTTCCTGCTGGGCATGTTCGAGGCCAGCCGCCGAGGGGAGTTCGCCGAGGCCGGCCCGGCGCTCGGCGACCTGCTCGGCCGTAAGCCGACCCCGCTCCGCGACCTGCTCGCGAACCGATAA
- a CDS encoding DUF2975 domain-containing protein: protein MRKLTVLALRAVLVALLAGSVFVQAVMVPLLASDLEGLDPEYAYLRSPFLLITFLGVVTAEVVLVCVWRLVTMVRRDTVFSHAAFRWVDVVIGAFVAAALLIFALGFLLAPGEAVPPGVVLLVGGVGVAALGVALVVLVLRTLLKQAVARDVEAAQMQAELDEVI, encoded by the coding sequence ATGAGAAAACTGACAGTGCTCGCGTTGCGAGCCGTGCTCGTGGCGCTGCTCGCGGGCTCGGTGTTCGTGCAGGCGGTGATGGTGCCGCTGCTGGCCTCCGACCTGGAGGGGCTCGACCCGGAGTACGCGTACCTGCGCAGCCCGTTCCTCCTGATCACGTTCCTCGGGGTCGTGACGGCCGAGGTCGTCCTGGTCTGCGTCTGGCGGCTGGTGACGATGGTGCGGCGCGACACGGTGTTCTCCCACGCCGCCTTCCGCTGGGTGGACGTCGTGATCGGCGCGTTCGTGGCGGCCGCCCTCCTGATCTTCGCGCTCGGGTTCCTCCTGGCGCCGGGCGAGGCCGTCCCCCCTGGCGTGGTCCTCCTGGTCGGCGGGGTCGGCGTGGCGGCCCTCGGGGTCGCGCTCGTCGTGCTCGTGCTGCGGACGCTGCTCAAGCAGGCCGTCGCCCGCGACGTCGAGGCGGCGCAGATGCAGGCCGAGCTGGACGAGGTGATCTGA
- a CDS encoding GNAT family N-acetyltransferase — MTDAEGVVVLSYREGVHDGLPWAYALEDIGPGAAAVITSRLKGWAVSAPVELGRELVERGARLQRHATVMRCDLPIARPVEGAAPDGFRLVPCDRAPADIFPAWFAAYPPGHPDHRPRDPGKALEEELVPLLNGEEIGPLLPCSVLAVRDGSPGEVVGGVFVNDSARGPGIADVFRHPERSPRGLGALMLSTALVRAAADGLTSLGLAVTEGNPARRVYERLGFRVVDVSMTVLI; from the coding sequence TTGACCGACGCTGAGGGCGTCGTGGTGCTGAGCTACCGGGAAGGCGTCCATGACGGCCTTCCCTGGGCCTACGCGCTCGAGGACATCGGCCCGGGCGCCGCTGCCGTTATCACGTCACGGCTCAAGGGCTGGGCGGTTTCCGCGCCGGTCGAGCTCGGCCGGGAACTGGTGGAGCGAGGCGCCCGGCTGCAGCGGCACGCCACCGTTATGCGGTGTGATCTGCCGATCGCCCGGCCCGTCGAGGGCGCCGCCCCCGACGGCTTCCGGCTGGTGCCCTGTGACCGGGCGCCCGCCGACATCTTCCCCGCGTGGTTCGCGGCCTACCCGCCCGGCCATCCCGACCACCGTCCCCGGGACCCCGGGAAGGCCCTCGAGGAGGAGCTCGTCCCGCTGCTCAACGGCGAGGAGATCGGCCCGCTGCTTCCGTGCAGCGTGCTCGCCGTACGGGACGGATCTCCCGGCGAGGTGGTGGGCGGCGTCTTCGTCAACGACTCGGCCCGGGGGCCGGGAATCGCGGACGTGTTCCGGCACCCCGAGCGGTCGCCGCGGGGTCTCGGCGCGCTCATGCTGTCGACCGCCTTGGTCCGTGCGGCCGCGGACGGGCTGACCTCGCTCGGCCTGGCGGTGACCGAGGGCAACCCCGCCCGCCGCGTGTACGAAAGGCTCGGCTTCCGCGTGGTCGACGTCTCGATGACGGTCCTGATCTGA
- a CDS encoding helix-turn-helix domain-containing protein, giving the protein MPIIVDIDVMLAKRKMSVGELADRVGITPANLAVLKNGRAKAVRFTTLAALCEALDCQPGDLLRWESGTSANA; this is encoded by the coding sequence ATGCCGATCATCGTCGACATCGACGTGATGCTGGCCAAGCGGAAGATGTCCGTGGGCGAGCTCGCGGACCGCGTCGGGATCACGCCCGCCAACCTGGCGGTGCTCAAGAACGGCCGCGCCAAGGCGGTGCGCTTCACGACTCTCGCCGCGCTCTGCGAGGCGCTCGACTGCCAGCCGGGAGACCTGCTGCGCTGGGAGTCCGGCACCTCCGCGAACGCCTGA
- a CDS encoding maleylpyruvate isomerase N-terminal domain-containing protein, with protein sequence MQSALEFPDLLRLIDERSTAFCAAVASAPSLDAQVPTCPEWTLFDLVRHLGEGRHAWATIVAAGPASARPDTSAPEGARAVPREREALLAWMAASTQRLVDALREAGPDRGCWTWWGTSQAPQTCGAVARHQLQQMVVHTYDAQVTVGAPQPLPVEAALDGVEEFLFTCCATTSAWPHEPAIVDYHATEGRSWRLWLSADGARAARLPEPGTTPATDADEDPADASLRGTAGELVLALYDRIPADSLKLDGDPRLFDQLQAWDPDE encoded by the coding sequence GTGCAAAGCGCTCTGGAATTCCCCGATCTGCTGCGGCTGATCGACGAACGGTCGACCGCCTTCTGCGCCGCGGTCGCCTCCGCGCCCAGTCTCGACGCGCAGGTGCCGACCTGCCCCGAGTGGACACTGTTCGATCTGGTGCGGCACCTGGGCGAGGGGCGCCATGCCTGGGCCACCATCGTCGCCGCGGGACCGGCCTCCGCCCGCCCGGACACGTCCGCGCCGGAGGGGGCACGGGCTGTGCCCCGGGAGCGCGAGGCCCTGCTGGCCTGGATGGCCGCATCGACGCAGCGGCTGGTGGACGCGCTGCGGGAGGCCGGCCCGGATCGCGGCTGCTGGACGTGGTGGGGCACGTCGCAGGCGCCGCAGACGTGCGGTGCCGTGGCCCGGCACCAGCTCCAGCAGATGGTGGTCCACACCTACGACGCTCAGGTCACTGTGGGCGCCCCGCAGCCGCTGCCGGTCGAGGCGGCGCTCGACGGCGTCGAGGAGTTCCTGTTCACCTGCTGCGCGACGACGTCCGCCTGGCCGCACGAGCCCGCCATCGTCGACTACCACGCCACCGAGGGCCGCTCCTGGCGCCTGTGGCTCTCCGCCGACGGCGCACGGGCCGCCCGCCTGCCCGAACCCGGCACCACGCCCGCCACCGACGCCGACGAAGACCCGGCCGACGCCTCCCTTCGAGGCACGGCCGGCGAGCTGGTCCTGGCCCTGTACGACCGTATCCCGGCGGACTCCCTGAAGCTCGACGGCGACCCGCGTCTGTTCGACCAGCTCCAGGCCTGGGACCCGGATGAGTAG
- a CDS encoding ABC transporter ATP-binding protein: protein MPSDEPVLRVRDVWKGYRGGPVLRGVDLDLPPGRVMGIVGENGAGKTTLLRVLAGDLRPDGGSVRHGGRVGHCPQETVLHEAFTVEQHLRFFQVAYGLEDLRRAEELMEALRFSGSRRARPATLSGGTRQKLNLVLALMHDPDVLLLDEPYQGFDWETYVRFWDLAGELRARGRSVLVVSHLAYDAARLDALHRLEGGVLRVADRATDRATDRATDRATDRVADRTGVS from the coding sequence ATGCCGTCGGATGAGCCCGTGCTGCGGGTGCGGGACGTGTGGAAGGGCTACCGGGGCGGCCCGGTCCTGCGCGGGGTGGATCTCGACCTGCCGCCCGGCCGGGTGATGGGGATCGTCGGGGAGAACGGCGCGGGCAAGACCACGCTGCTGCGCGTCCTCGCCGGCGACCTGCGGCCGGACGGCGGGTCGGTGCGCCACGGCGGGCGCGTGGGTCACTGCCCGCAGGAGACCGTGCTGCACGAGGCGTTCACGGTCGAGCAGCACCTGCGGTTCTTCCAGGTCGCCTACGGCCTGGAAGACCTGCGCAGGGCCGAGGAGCTGATGGAGGCGCTGCGCTTCTCCGGCTCCCGCCGGGCGCGCCCCGCCACCCTGAGCGGCGGCACGCGGCAGAAGCTGAACCTCGTCCTGGCCCTGATGCACGATCCGGACGTGCTCCTGCTCGACGAGCCCTACCAGGGCTTCGACTGGGAGACGTACGTGCGGTTCTGGGACCTGGCCGGGGAGCTGCGCGCGCGTGGCCGCTCGGTGCTGGTGGTCTCCCACCTCGCGTACGACGCGGCGCGCCTCGACGCCCTTCATCGGCTGGAGGGCGGCGTGCTGCGGGTCGCGGACAGAGCCACGGACAGAGCCACGGACAGAGCCACGGACAGAGCCACAGACAGGGTCGCGGACAGGACCGGTGTCTCATGA
- a CDS encoding TetR/AcrR family transcriptional regulator: MSDPESETASGRDRTRAHIVSVAARLLASGGRDALSTRAVAAAAGTQAPTIYRLFGDKEGLLDAVAEYGFGSYLRDKKASPPAGDPVEGLRAGWDLHVGFGLANPALFSLMYGDPTPDRRSPAAVAAFRMLGERIRAIAAAGRLRVGERLAADLVHAAGCGTVFALLAMPEERRDPRLSEVARDAAIAAITTDVPVVEAPGPAAAAMALRAALPDATALTDGERHVLGEWLDRLAADRSG, translated from the coding sequence ATGAGTGATCCCGAGAGCGAGACGGCGAGCGGCCGCGACAGGACGCGGGCGCACATCGTGTCGGTCGCGGCGCGGCTGCTCGCGAGCGGCGGGCGCGACGCCCTCTCGACCAGGGCGGTGGCCGCCGCGGCGGGGACGCAGGCGCCCACGATCTACCGCCTGTTCGGCGACAAGGAGGGCCTGCTCGACGCGGTCGCCGAGTATGGTTTCGGCTCATATCTGCGGGACAAGAAGGCGAGCCCGCCCGCCGGGGACCCGGTCGAGGGGTTGCGCGCCGGATGGGACCTGCACGTCGGGTTCGGGCTGGCGAACCCCGCCCTGTTCTCGCTCATGTACGGCGATCCCACGCCGGATCGGCGGTCGCCCGCCGCCGTCGCCGCCTTCCGCATGCTGGGGGAGCGCATCCGCGCCATCGCCGCCGCCGGCCGGTTGCGGGTCGGCGAGCGCCTGGCGGCCGACCTCGTGCACGCCGCGGGCTGCGGCACGGTCTTCGCGCTGCTCGCCATGCCCGAGGAACGGCGCGACCCGCGCCTGTCCGAGGTGGCCCGCGACGCGGCGATAGCCGCCATCACCACCGACGTCCCCGTGGTCGAGGCCCCCGGGCCCGCCGCGGCGGCGATGGCACTGCGCGCCGCGCTGCCCGACGCCACGGCTCTCACCGACGGTGAACGTCACGTGCTCGGCGAATGGCTCGACCGTCTGGCCGCCGACCGATCCGGCTGA
- a CDS encoding ABC transporter permease, whose translation MRGHWTCYATAVRMTFVEHLRNRLALVIVVVFIPVWAVLIYALSLEIALPFHLRAAGRTVTLPANVLNQLGGALQISALITGFMMFVTTLDSASFDRRLVRAGFPRLCLIAAKLTALVVVALCVALYATGLICLTHPTAQPLLLTAALAGGALIYGGIGIALAAVLTTDLAGLVLVTVICSIDLALQSPLATPAAASVIVRYLPDYGPMQWAVSSVALDTVPWSAAGPAACWALVTAALGVSAFAARTRVHRPLGEPASVSPVRSHP comes from the coding sequence ATGAGGGGTCACTGGACCTGTTACGCCACCGCCGTACGCATGACGTTCGTGGAGCACCTGCGCAACCGGCTGGCACTGGTGATCGTCGTGGTCTTCATCCCGGTGTGGGCGGTCCTCATCTATGCCCTGTCCCTGGAGATCGCGCTCCCCTTCCACCTCCGGGCCGCCGGCCGGACCGTCACGCTGCCGGCCAACGTCCTCAACCAGCTCGGCGGTGCGCTGCAGATCTCGGCGCTGATCACCGGGTTCATGATGTTCGTGACCACCCTGGACTCGGCGTCGTTCGACCGCCGGCTGGTGCGGGCCGGATTCCCGCGGCTGTGCCTGATCGCGGCGAAGCTCACCGCCCTGGTGGTGGTCGCGCTCTGCGTCGCGCTCTACGCCACCGGCCTGATCTGCCTGACCCACCCCACCGCGCAGCCCCTCCTGCTCACCGCCGCCCTCGCCGGTGGCGCGCTGATCTACGGCGGGATCGGCATCGCGCTCGCCGCGGTGCTGACCACCGATCTGGCCGGCCTGGTCCTCGTCACCGTGATCTGCTCGATCGACCTGGCCCTGCAGAGCCCGCTCGCCACTCCGGCCGCGGCCAGCGTGATCGTGCGCTACCTGCCCGACTACGGGCCGATGCAGTGGGCCGTCTCGTCCGTGGCCCTGGACACCGTGCCCTGGAGCGCCGCGGGCCCGGCCGCGTGCTGGGCGCTGGTCACCGCGGCCCTCGGCGTCTCCGCGTTCGCCGCCCGTACGCGTGTCCACCGGCCGCTCGGTGAGCCGGCGTCCGTGAGTCCCGTCAGGAGCCACCCATGA
- a CDS encoding polyprenyl synthetase family protein, with translation MTTQSFPAVESDLGRVREILGLTGVPGRPELATLTRQPPGGHGRLIRPTLALLSYYLLAGADRAAGVRAVRAAAAVELLHMASLYHDDVIDDARQRRGRPSVNSVWGARMAVLAGDLLVVSASRILAELGEREALLAAEAGERACSGVIAETADRFLLSRTEDAYLEVTGAKTAELLSLACRLGAMQAGRGPEEEDALARFGWHLGMAYQVRDDILDLTATAGSLGKPANSDIVEGVYTLPVIRTLAREPALARLLRRGLTAAEAETARRLVLSCGAVDEARRVVDVHMEAALGRLEGLGDPRSRDALAGYALSIMNTDRHAAPALAAVPGPSPAPAGVAGQLRERVQERLDAWLLETGLAATPEEARHPRWSGMASAAARLWPDADAGQLERLARWMLVCYVLDDLLEDPGLTDPAEVVRLRHRLTRLIRELDKPRELDKPRDKPRELGEPCDLGELGEPSGRGEPCGLGEPGDTLRGGGAVATALAQAWAGIRAAQPPSWRARALDHLAEWLEACEREACHRLSGFVPGLRDQLPLRLRSAGPDLALDLFEVTYGRRIDPAVRDHPLFRRALDLGLATALTENDLRTLEQDEAIGAPYNLVRVLRHETGCTRREAIDEVTRQIEDGHAQLDAMLAAAPAFLRAAAGGTASGPDYGLLHLVQERLPGWRGLHGTDRYSRTATGSGPDLARLRRELLPEYAETGLTR, from the coding sequence ATGACTACGCAGTCCTTCCCCGCCGTGGAATCCGACCTGGGGCGAGTGCGGGAGATCCTCGGCCTGACCGGGGTGCCGGGCCGGCCCGAACTGGCCACGCTGACCAGGCAGCCGCCGGGCGGCCACGGCCGCCTGATCCGGCCCACTCTGGCGCTGCTGTCGTATTACCTGCTCGCCGGTGCGGACCGGGCCGCCGGCGTCCGCGCCGTACGCGCCGCGGCGGCCGTCGAGCTGCTGCACATGGCGTCCCTCTATCACGACGACGTCATCGACGACGCGCGGCAGCGCAGGGGCAGGCCGAGCGTCAACAGCGTGTGGGGCGCGCGCATGGCGGTCCTCGCCGGTGACCTCCTGGTCGTCAGCGCCAGCCGGATCCTCGCCGAGCTGGGCGAACGCGAGGCGCTGCTGGCCGCGGAGGCCGGCGAACGCGCCTGCTCGGGGGTGATCGCCGAGACCGCCGACCGCTTCCTGCTCTCCCGCACCGAGGACGCCTACCTGGAGGTGACCGGCGCAAAGACCGCCGAGCTGCTGTCCCTGGCCTGCCGCCTGGGCGCGATGCAGGCCGGGCGTGGTCCGGAGGAGGAGGACGCGCTGGCCCGGTTCGGCTGGCATCTCGGCATGGCCTATCAGGTGCGCGACGACATCCTCGATCTGACCGCGACGGCCGGAAGCCTCGGTAAACCGGCCAACTCCGACATCGTGGAGGGCGTCTACACGCTCCCCGTGATCAGGACCCTGGCCCGCGAGCCCGCGCTCGCCCGGCTGCTGCGCCGCGGCCTGACGGCGGCCGAGGCCGAGACCGCCCGGCGCCTGGTCCTGTCGTGCGGGGCGGTGGACGAGGCCCGGCGAGTCGTCGACGTGCACATGGAGGCGGCTCTCGGCCGGCTCGAGGGCCTCGGCGATCCGCGATCGCGGGACGCGCTGGCCGGGTACGCGTTGTCGATCATGAACACGGACAGGCATGCCGCGCCGGCTCTCGCCGCCGTGCCCGGGCCGTCCCCCGCTCCGGCGGGCGTCGCCGGGCAGCTGCGAGAGCGGGTGCAGGAGCGGCTGGACGCCTGGTTACTGGAGACCGGGCTCGCCGCAACCCCGGAGGAGGCCCGCCATCCGCGGTGGAGCGGCATGGCCTCGGCCGCCGCGCGGTTGTGGCCGGACGCCGACGCCGGGCAGCTGGAGAGGCTGGCACGGTGGATGCTGGTGTGCTACGTGCTCGACGACCTCTTGGAGGACCCCGGGCTCACCGACCCCGCAGAGGTCGTCCGGCTGCGGCACCGGCTCACCCGTCTGATCCGCGAACTCGACAAGCCCCGCGAGCTCGACAAGCCCCGCGATAAGCCCCGCGAGCTTGGCGAGCCCTGCGATCTCGGCGAACTCGGCGAGCCATCCGGACGTGGCGAGCCCTGCGGGCTTGGCGAGCCTGGCGACACCCTGCGGGGTGGTGGGGCGGTCGCCACGGCTCTCGCCCAGGCCTGGGCGGGGATCCGCGCGGCGCAGCCGCCCTCGTGGCGGGCACGCGCACTCGACCACCTGGCCGAATGGCTGGAGGCGTGCGAGCGTGAGGCGTGCCACCGGCTCAGCGGGTTCGTCCCCGGCCTGCGTGACCAGCTCCCGCTCCGCCTGCGCAGCGCCGGTCCCGACCTCGCCCTGGACCTCTTCGAGGTGACGTACGGCAGGCGGATCGACCCGGCCGTACGCGACCATCCGCTCTTCCGCCGGGCGCTCGACCTCGGGCTGGCCACCGCGCTCACCGAGAACGACCTGCGGACCCTGGAGCAGGACGAGGCCATCGGCGCCCCCTACAACCTGGTCAGGGTGCTCCGCCACGAGACCGGCTGCACCAGGCGGGAGGCGATCGACGAGGTGACCCGGCAGATCGAGGACGGCCACGCCCAGCTCGACGCGATGCTCGCCGCCGCCCCCGCGTTCCTGCGGGCCGCCGCGGGCGGCACGGCCTCCGGCCCGGACTACGGTCTCCTGCACCTCGTCCAGGAGCGGCTGCCCGGTTGGCGCGGCTTGCACGGCACCGACCGCTACAGCCGTACGGCGACCGGAAGCGGACCCGACCTGGCCCGGCTGCGCCGGGAACTCCTGCCCGAGTACGCCGAGACCGGCCTGACACGCTGA